From Amphiprion ocellaris isolate individual 3 ecotype Okinawa chromosome 2, ASM2253959v1, whole genome shotgun sequence, a single genomic window includes:
- the kdr gene encoding vascular endothelial growth factor receptor 2 isoform X1, with amino-acid sequence MMAHGVSVIPLVGIILEIACVTAIELRFMPDPPTLNIYGVHRMNKTDNLELTCRGRQYLRWTTPPTSARFSTSDCSGSGLFCTTLTITNATVNETGQYQCSYRDLKAEDGKTAAAVYVFVHDYKVPFVPSEKEYEVVFIREGERVVIPCRGSVENLNVTLNTKYPIKELHPDGKDSLWDARTGFTVPTHLISYAGVVSCQTRIGNETFKSPLYIVAVVGYKIYDLTLTPSHVRLSVGERLVLSCTAHTELNVGIEFNWTHSGGALTSVNGSPSSHAVSHKKKLWNSLELSNTLIVENVTVDHTGEFTCTASSGQMEKSASAFLKVYEKPFIDMKEPWTKVWEVNVGDQTSTLIPVKYSAYPEPSFKWLKNGLLLKDGYRIKQKSDALIIHGVTEMDAGNYTVVLSNKITEEEQRRSFQLLVNVPPHIIEKEVAVDNDAYPYGSSPTLRCTARGFPTPAHIQWQWMSKEDCPEAFMSGLSKAELQLEECTGWRDISNSTGNNHVERIMTDTDHTQKKIMSSLKIQKAQAHSLYRCMAANKVGVDSRIIFFHVTRGLEVSMSPSNEPLEEDHVVLRCKADRLIYGNLAWFRVTNVSESEQVASVQPCRSLTLQRRPMPQAVMSTLQGTNVTLELSLPNASRQDEGLYACQVVNIKTKEKTCLLRRVSLKDLEAARIQNNFTDQKVNVSATITLLCEAAGTPNPTVVWTKNNHTVVEGSGVILGQHNHSLTIQRVKKEDSGLYTCTACNSRGCDSSQAYLTTEGAEEKTNVELIVPIGSVVIAMFFWLLIVFVIRGRKRPSGGDLKTGYLSMILDSEDMPMDEQCERLTYDANKWEFPRDRLKLGEPLGRGAFGQVVEAAAFGIEKATTCTTVAVKMLKEGATSSEYRALMSELKILIHIGHHLNVVNLLGACTKPGGPLMVIVEYCKHGNLSSYLKSKRGEYSPYKCFYCGEQRKRVDSQRWTSAEEDVAEGDLGLGKVAQLDICTGTAVCSSNADKASGCSVDTHEESTDDDHLTMEDLISYSFQVAKGMEFLSSRKCIHRDLAARNILLSENNVVKICDFGLARDVYKDPDYVRKGDARLPLKWMAPETIFDRVYTTQSDVWSFGVLLWEIFSLGASPYPGVCIDESFCRRLKEGTRMRPPEYATTEIYQTMLDCWLDRPTDRPTFAELVEHLGNLLQASAQQDGKDYIPLTAGEAEGSPVALDPRSPYSVPQSAEILEAQLHYDNPPSLGLSQQSKRCSRPLSVKTFEDIPVAHSSVMEGHTDSGMGFSPEEAKGLNQQLPNTPNFSQLLRCKSKESLASESSNQTSGYQSGYHSDDTDTPIYANEEVIMKHNLLKKPPLPKTPDKFNMEIRYSTPPV; translated from the exons ATGATGGCGCACGGAGTTTCCGTCATTCCACTGGTTGGCATTATTCTGGAAATCGCTTGTGTTACTG CCATCGAACTGCGGTTTATGCCAGATCCACCGACGCTCAACATCTATGGCGTCCATCGGATGAACAAAACTGACAACCTTGAGCTGACATGCAG AGGTCGCCAGTACCTGAGGTGGACGACTCCTCCAACAAGCGCTCGCTTCTCCACTAGTGACTGCAGTGGATCAGGACTCTTCTGCACAACACTGACCATCACCAATGCAACTGTCAATGAGACCGGACAGTATCAGTGTTCCTACAGAGACCTAAAAGCTGAAGATGGCAAGACTGCAGCAGCGGTTTATGTCTTTGTCCATG ATTATAAGGTGCCGTTTGTGCCTTCAGAGAAGGAATATGAGGTGGTGTTCATCCGTGAAGGAGAGCGGGTGGTGATACCGTGCCGAGGCTCGGTTGAGAATCTCAACGTCACACTCAACACT AAGTATCCAATTAAGGAACTTCATCCTGATGGGAAGGACTCTCTGTGGGACGCCAGGACAGGCTTCACTGTTCCTACACATCTGATCAGCTACGCCGGCGTCGTGTCCTGCCAGACTCGCATCGGAAACGAGACTTTTAAGTCCCCGCTCTACATCGTTGCTGTTGTTG GATACAAGATTTATGACCTCACCCTGACCCCCTCGCATGTGAGGCTGTCTGTGGGGGAGCGGCTGGTGCTGAGCTGCACTGCCCACACCGAGCTCAACGTGGGCATCGAATTCAACTGGACGCACTCTGGTGGAGCTCTG ACTTCGGTCAACGGTTCGCCGTCGTCTCACGCCGTCTCCCACAAGAAGAAGCTGTGGAACTCTCTGGAGCTGTCCAACACGCTCATCGTGGAGAACGTGACGGTGGATCACACTGGAGAATTCACCTGCACAGCCTCCAGCGGCCAGATGGAGAAAAGCGCCTCAGCGTTTCTTAAAGTTTATG AAAAGCCTTTTATTGATATGAAGGAGCCGTGGACGAAGGTGTGGGAAGTAAACGTGGGAGATCAAACATCTACGCTGATCCCTGTCAAGTACTCGGCCTACCCCGAACCCAGCTTCAAATG GTTAAAAAACGGCCTCCTACTGAAGGACGGCTACAGAATAAAGCAGAAAAGCGACGCTCTCATCATCCACGGAGTCACAGAAATGGATGCTGGGAATTACACGGTGGTCCTGAGCAATAAGATCACTGAAGAAGAGCAGAGACGCTCTTTCCAGCTGCTAGTTAACG TTCCTCCTCACATCATTGAGAAGGAGGTGGCAGTGGACAACGATGCGTATCCGTATGGCAGCAGCCCCACCCTGAGGTGCACCGCCCGTGGATTTCCCACTCCTGCACACATCCAGTGGCAGTGGATGTCCAAGGAGGACTGTCCAGAGGCCTTCAT GTCTGGACTGTCTAAGGCTGAGTTACAGCTGGAGGAGTGCACAGGTTGGAGAGACATCAGCAACAGCACCGGAAACAACCACGTAGAGCGAATTATGACTGACACAGATCACACGCAAAAG AAAATCATGAGCTCTCTGAAGATTCAGAAAGCCCAGGCTCATTCCCTCTACAGATGCATGGCTGCCAACAAAGTAGGAGTGGATTCACGCATCATCTTTTTTCATGTCACAC GCGGCCTTGAGGTGAGCATGTCTCCATCCAACGAGCCCCTGGAGGAGGACCACGTGGTTCTGCGGTGTAAAGCAGACCGGCTGATCTACGGTAACCTCGCCTGGTTCCGCGTCACCAACGTGTCCGAGTCGGAGCAGGTTGCGTCGGTGCAGCCGTGTCGCTCGTTGACTCTGCAGCGAAGGCCGATGCCGCAGGCCGTGATGTCGACCCTGCAGGGAACCAACGTGACCCTGGAGCTGTCGCTGCCCAACGCTTCCCGCCAGGATGAGGGTCTGTACGCATGTCAGGTGGTGAACATCAAGACAAAGGAGAAAACCTGCCTGCTGCGTCGTGTTTCTCTCAAAG ATCTCGAGGCTGCAAGGATTCAGAACAACTTCACCGACCAAAAAGTCAATGTGAGCGCGACGATCACCCTCCTCTGCGAGGCTGCTGGGACGCCGAACCCGACGGTGGTGTGgaccaaaaacaaccacacTGTGGTGGAGGGCTCAG GTGTGATTCTAGGCCAGCACAACCACAGTCTGACGATTCAGCGCGTGAAGAAGGAGGATAGTGGTCTGTACACCTGCACTGCATGTAACAGCCGAGGCTGCGACTCCTCACAGGCCTACCTGACAACTGAAG gtgCAGAGGAGAAGACTAATGTGGAGCTGATTGTTCCCATTGGGTCAGTGGTCATCGCTATGTTTTTCTGGTTACTGATCGTCTTTGTCATCCGTGGAAGAAAGAGA CCCAGTGGAGGGGATCTGAAGACGGGCTACCTGTCCATGATCCTCGACTCGGAGGACATGCCCATGGACGAGCAGTGTGAAAGGCTCACGTATGATGCCAACAAATGGGAGTTTCCTCGGGACAGACTGAAGCTCG GTGAGCCGCTGGGACGAGGAGCGTTCGGCCAGGTGGTGGAAGCAGCAGCGTTTGGCATCGAGAAAGCCACCACGTGCACAACTGTTGCAGTCAAGATGCTTAAGG AGGGAGCCACATCTAGCGAATACCGGGCCTTGATGTCAGAGCtgaaaattctcatccacatcggACATCACCTCAATGTGGTCAACCTGCTGGGAGCCTGTACGAAGCCTGGAG GACCTCTGATGGTGATTGTTGAATACTGTAAACATGGAAACCTCTCCAGCTACCTGAAGAGCAAGCGGGGAGAATACAGCCCCTACAAG TGCTTCTACTGTGGTGAACAGAGGAAGCGAGTGGATAGCCAGAGGTGGACGTCTGCAGAGGAGGATGTGGCTGAAGGGGATCTGGGTCTGGGGAAGGTTGCCCAGTTGGACATCTGCACAGGAACAGCTGTCTGTTCCAGCAATGCGGACAAGGCTTCAGGCTGCAGCGTGGATACTCACGAAG AGAGTACAGATGATGACCATCTGACCATGGAAGACCTGATCAGCTACAGCTTCCAGGTGGCCAAAGGAATGGAGTTTCTATCCTCTCGCAAG TGCATCCACCGAGATCTAGCAGCCAGAAACATTCTGCTCTCAGAGAACAACGTTGTGAAGATTTGTGACTTTGGCCTCGCTAGAGATGTCTACAAAGATCCTGACTATGTCCGCAAAGGAGAT GCACGTCTCCCTCTAAAGTGGATGGCTCCGGAGACCATATTTGACCGGGTTTACACCACACAAAGCGATGTTTGGTCCTTCGGCGTCCTTCTTTGGGAGATCTTTTCATTGG GGGCTTCTCCGTATCCGGGTGTTTGCATTGATGAGTCCTTCTGCAGGAGGCTTAAGGAAGGCACCAGGATGAGACCCCCAGAATACGCCACAACCGAAAT ATACCAGACCATGTTGGACTGCTGGCTGGATCGTCCTACAGACAGGCCGACGTTTGCAGAGCTGGTTGAACATCTGGGAAACCTGCTGCAGGCCAGCGCCCAACAG GATGGGAAGGACTACATCCCCCTTACAGCAGGTGAAGCAGAAGGAAGCCCGGTGGCCCTCGACCCCAGGAGCCCCTACAGCGTCCCCCAAAGTGCAGAAATCCTGGAAGCTCAGCTCCACTATGACAACCCGCCTTCCCTTGG ACTGTCCCAGCAGAGTAAGAGGTGCAGTCGGCCGCTCAGTGTGAAGACGTTTGAAGACATCCCTGTAGCACACAGCAGTGTCATG GAGGGCCACACAGACAGCGGTATGGGCTTCTCACCTGAGGAGGCAAAGGGTTTGAATCAGCAGCTTCCAAATACACCCAACTTCAG CCAGCTGCTGCGCTGTAAGAGCAAAGAGTCTCTGGCCTCGGAGTCGTCCAATCAGACGAGCGGCTATCAGTCGGGGTACCACTCTGACGACACCGACACCCCGATCTACGCCAACGAGGAGGTGATCATGAAGCACAACCTGCTGAAGAAGCCTCCGCTGCCCAAGACGCCCGACAAGTTCAACATGGAGATCCGCTACAGCACGCCACCTGTCTGA